A window of Hemibagrus wyckioides isolate EC202008001 linkage group LG03, SWU_Hwy_1.0, whole genome shotgun sequence contains these coding sequences:
- the scoca gene encoding short coiled-coil protein A isoform X1: protein MEAEVDDDDEMFTNISLADDSADCDSTALHPNPEDLLSTMNCNMDGDMENQVEVEEKTRLINQVLELQHTLEDLSARVDAVKEENLKLKSENQVLGQYIENLMSASSVFQTTDTKSKRK, encoded by the exons ATGGAGGCAGAAGTGGATGATGACGATGAAATGTTCACCAACATCTCTCTGGCTGATGACTCAG caGACTGTGACTCAACAGCTCTGCACCCTAATCCAGAGGATCTGCTCTCCACCATGAACTGTAACATGgatg GAGACATGGAGAATCAGGTTGAAGTGGAGGAGAAGACTCGCCTCATTAACCAAGTGCTGgagctccaacacacactagaAG ATCTCTCTGCTCGGGTGGATGCCGTGAAGGAGGAGAACCTGAAGCTGAAGTCGGAGAACCAGGTTCTGGGCCAGTATATCGAGAACCTGATGTCAGCCTCGAGTGTGTTTCAGACCACTGACACCAAGAGCAAACGGAAATAA
- the scoca gene encoding short coiled-coil protein A isoform X2, giving the protein MEAEVDDDDEMFTNISLADDSDCDSTALHPNPEDLLSTMNCNMDGDMENQVEVEEKTRLINQVLELQHTLEDLSARVDAVKEENLKLKSENQVLGQYIENLMSASSVFQTTDTKSKRK; this is encoded by the exons ATGGAGGCAGAAGTGGATGATGACGATGAAATGTTCACCAACATCTCTCTGGCTGATGACTCAG ACTGTGACTCAACAGCTCTGCACCCTAATCCAGAGGATCTGCTCTCCACCATGAACTGTAACATGgatg GAGACATGGAGAATCAGGTTGAAGTGGAGGAGAAGACTCGCCTCATTAACCAAGTGCTGgagctccaacacacactagaAG ATCTCTCTGCTCGGGTGGATGCCGTGAAGGAGGAGAACCTGAAGCTGAAGTCGGAGAACCAGGTTCTGGGCCAGTATATCGAGAACCTGATGTCAGCCTCGAGTGTGTTTCAGACCACTGACACCAAGAGCAAACGGAAATAA
- the scoca gene encoding short coiled-coil protein A isoform X3 codes for MNCNMDGDMENQVEVEEKTRLINQVLELQHTLEDLSARVDAVKEENLKLKSENQVLGQYIENLMSASSVFQTTDTKSKRK; via the exons ATGAACTGTAACATGgatg GAGACATGGAGAATCAGGTTGAAGTGGAGGAGAAGACTCGCCTCATTAACCAAGTGCTGgagctccaacacacactagaAG ATCTCTCTGCTCGGGTGGATGCCGTGAAGGAGGAGAACCTGAAGCTGAAGTCGGAGAACCAGGTTCTGGGCCAGTATATCGAGAACCTGATGTCAGCCTCGAGTGTGTTTCAGACCACTGACACCAAGAGCAAACGGAAATAA